TTCCGGTTTATCTTTTTTAGTTTCGGTTTTAATTTCTGTTTTTTCTGTACTGGTTGTTTTTTTGGTTTTTTCTGGCTCGGTTTTTTCGGGTTTGTCTTTAACAGATTTTTCAGTGTCTGCTTTTTTGGTTTCCTTGGATTTTTCTTGAACTTCTTTGGCATTCTCTGGTACTTTAGTTTCTTTTTCATCAACCGGGGGCTTGCTTTCCTCTGATTTCGTTGATTTATCTTTCTCTTCTGGCTCTTTTTCGCCACCAAACACATTTTTCAAGCGTTTTAAAAAGCTCATGATATTCACACCCCGGTCATCCTACGGTTCTCTTGGAAAACCATGTGATTTCCAGTTGAAGGTCTGGTTACTGGCATATATAAAGGTTGCTAAAAAATAGCTTAGTGTAACCTTTTGGGTTACAGTTTTTTTAAATATTTTCAATCAATTTTTATATGAATTGATATTGATAAACAGCATTGACCAAATAAATTCACTGTTTTAACACAAGAATATTAATATTATCAAAATAAAGAAGTTAAAATTGCATGTTGGACGTATTATAGAAAAATTGTTATATTTACTACAGATTTTGAATAAATAATATAATTTAAGTAATAAATAACTTTTATTCTCTCTAAATAACCTGTTAATGATTACACGTGATAACTCACAAATTTGTAAATCTTTTCTGATATCAAAACTATCAGGTTCGAGTACTTTCAGTTTTCTAATCGTAACTTCGAGTAGTCACCCTCGCCGATACCTGCTACCTTCAAAAGGGTGTCATGAAGAAATAATGTTTCTATTTTTGCTTTCAATTATTTTTTTGAATGATTTTTTTATAAAGTAATTCAATAATGCGCCCATAAATCCAAAATCCAAATATAAACACTATTATTGTAAAAATCACAAACATTAACAGGAAAGCATTATTATTTAAAATTATGTTTTGATTTGCAAGCATGCTATCAAATATCAGACCATCTACAATTTGTATAGCAAAGAGAATTAAATTGAGTACAAAGCCTGCAATCCAATATCTACCGAAATTTTTTCTTAATTCCATTCACATTCCTCCATCAATATTAAAAAAATGATAAATTAATGTTTTAATGTTTAAAGAGTATCTGTCAAAGATATCCCCTACCATTTTTATTAAATGATTTAAATTATAATTTCTTCCAGATCCATTTGACTATTTCCTGAGTGATTCCAACTAGTTGTCTAGTAATATAATCAGCCCAAAACAGGACTGTCCGAAAAGCATTTGTTTAATATTTTTCATTGCATTCCCCTCTAATTTCATTTTAACACGATTATATGTTGTTATTTTAATAAATAAAATTAAAATACAAATTATGATATTTTATATGATCTATTGCCGCCGGATACGCTTCTTTTATGTTTTACCCCTCTTATTTCTTAATATCACAATTATTATGTAGTAAAAGGACTTTTAGCTATAATTTCTAATTCAAAAGTTATTACATATAAATATTTCGTTTTTTTTTAAAATGAAACGGTATGAAACTCTAGTTTGGATTTAAAAACGTTTAAAAAGGGTTTTAATGGAAGTAATAATTAATAATAAGATACGATTATTAATAATACTATTTCGACTTGTCATAAATCCCTCATTCTATTATTATCTAAGTTGAAATAATTAACAGGATTATTAATAGATATTAAAATATTAATTGGAACTTAATAAATGGTATTATTCAGAATGAATAAAAATAATAATAGTCAATTCATTTTACAAAATCAATTGATGTTAAAATAGCCCATTAATATGAATAATCTTTTATGTAGTTAATAATAATCTTAAAAAAAGTTTCAAAAACTGTCATCTAATATCAAGAAACTAAATTCAAATATATAAGTATTACCAATTCCATAATCATTATACCCAATACAAATAAGAATCTGATTTAAAAGGCTTTGTAGAAACCCTTTTTATTTTATTTCACTTATTATTTCTTCGATAGCTTTTATTTCATTATTTAGTTCTTTTTTATATTCTTCTAGTTGTTTTATTTTTTCTTCTTTAGTAAAGAACCTCCTTGAATGTCCATGAAGACATTCATTTCCGACGGGAATCGTGCAACAGTTTTTTCCGCACATATTTTCACCTCCTTCAATTTCTGTAATTACTATAAAATGTAAAGTATTTATAATACAAATTTTATAGTAGATAGTAAGTATCTCAGAAGAAAGTAATATCATGAATAATTGCACTGAATTATGTCTATGTCCTTTAGAAGGAGTAATTGATATTGTTAGTAAGAAATGGACCCTACTAATAATT
This window of the Methanobacterium sp. genome carries:
- a CDS encoding DUF5320 domain-containing protein encodes the protein MCGKNCCTIPVGNECLHGHSRRFFTKEEKIKQLEEYKKELNNEIKAIEEIISEIK